The genomic stretch TGCAAAACTTGTAAAAGTACCAATTACTTCTGTTATACCTATTAATCCTCCACGTGGTAAAAACTTAAGAAATAATTTTAGATCTGTCTCAAGACCTGCCATAAATAGTAGTATTATTGAAGCTATTGTTGATATTGCAAATATGTCTTCATTTATTAGATAATTTTCTCCGCTATTAATGATTCCTAATGGAAATAATAAAGGTACTTTAATTTTACCAAGACATGTTGGACTTAAAAGTATTCCTGCTGTTATTTGTCCTATTACTTTTGGAATTCCAAATCTATTTACCAAATTGCCAAGAAGACTTGCTGATATTACAATGATTGCTAGACTCATTATAAAAGAAGAGATTTTGGCATCAATGTTATGTCCCGTGTCTTTCATATAGTCTACCATTCCAAATGAAAGAATAGGATTTATGTTAAACAATATTGTATATAAAAGTTTCTTTCTCATTTTTGAATCTCTTTTTTAAAGTTTGATTGTATTAATTTTTTTAGCTCATCAATTATTTCAATTTCGTCTTTACCATTTGCAACAATTGTTATTTTTTCTTTATATAAAATGCCAAGTATCATAATTTCAACTGTAGATTTTGCATCAGCTTCTCTTCCATCCTCTGTAATTAGTTTTATATTGCAACAGGAATATTTGTTTGCAAGTTCTGAAATCATACTTGATGGTCTTGCATGTAGTCCCTCTTTGTTTGTTATTTCAATTGTTGTTTGCATTTAATTT from Borrelia duttonii Ly encodes the following:
- a CDS encoding HPr family phosphocarrier protein → MQTTIEITNKEGLHARPSSMISELANKYSCCNIKLITEDGREADAKSTVEIMILGILYKEKITIVANGKDEIEIIDELKKLIQSNFKKEIQK